The following are encoded in a window of Panicum virgatum strain AP13 chromosome 5N, P.virgatum_v5, whole genome shotgun sequence genomic DNA:
- the LOC120675456 gene encoding putative methyltransferase DDB_G0268948, whose amino-acid sequence MAGLYEKPSETYAKKRPRYPKEWFSMLTGLTAGHQRAWDAGCGSGQAAISMAEHYESVVATDVSERQLRNAIAHPRVRYAHTPEHLSEEELVALVGGEGSLDLIVVATSIHWFDIPLFYAVVNRALKKPGGVLAVWGYNYEIHPFEDALHGQLYAALRPYQDPRTRLAMERYRSLPFPFEPVGFRFLLNVDMEVEMTLEDLAGFVMTGSVVTTAREKGAGAEMEAVVRDVMKRVEGEWGDAPTVPRKLAFKAFMLAGRPKC is encoded by the exons ATGGCTGGGCTGTACGAGAAGCCGTCGGAGACGTACGCCAAGAAGCGTCCGCGGTACCCCAAGGAGTGGTTCTCCATGCTGACCGGCCTCACCGCCGGCCACCAGCGCGCTTGGGACGCGGGCTGCGGCAGCGGCCAGGCCGCCATCAGC ATGGCCGAGCACTATGAGAGCGTGGTGGCGACGGACGTGAGCGAGCGCCAGCTCCGGAACGCCATCGCGCACCCCAGGGTGCGGTACGCCCACACCCCGGAGCACCTCTCGGAGGAGGAGCTCGTGGCcctggtcggcggcgagggctccCTGGACCTGATCGTGGTGGCCACCTCCATCCACTGGTTCGACATCCCGCTCTTCTACGCCGTGGTGAACCGCGCCCTGAAGAAGCCCGGCGGCGTGCTCGCCGTGTGGGGCTACAACTACGAGATTCACCCGTTCGAGGACGCGCTGCACGGGCAGCTCTACGCGGCCCTGCGGCCGTACCAGGACCCCCGGACCAGGCTCGCCATGGAGCGGTACCGGTCCCTGCCGTTCCCGTTCGAGCCCGTCGGGTTCAGGTTCTTGCTGAACGTGGACATGGAGGTGGAGATGACGCTGGAGGACCTGGCCGGGTTCGTGATGACCGGGTCGGTGGTGACCACGGCGAGGGAGAAGGGCGCCGGCGCGGAGATGGAGGCGGTGGTGAGGGACGTGATGAAGCGGGTGGAGGGGGAATGGGGGGACGCGCCCACCGTGCCCAGGAAGCTCGCGTTCAAGGCGTTCATGCTTGCCGGGAGGCCCAAGTGCTGA